A window of the Janthinobacterium agaricidamnosum NBRC 102515 = DSM 9628 genome harbors these coding sequences:
- the mnmH gene encoding tRNA 2-selenouridine(34) synthase MnmH: MKYPEILGFDQVLPQLGSFDTIIDARSPSEFALDHVPGAINCPVLDDVQRIEVGTLYKQVSAFDAKKVGAAMIAKNIGHYIDTLWRGQPREWRPLVYCWRGGNRSGAMVHILARIGWPVVQLEGGYKAYRNHVNQALALPPQAHFKVICGSTGSGKSRLLETLAASGAQVLDLEQLAAHRGSVLGNLPSQPQPSQKAFESAIWQRLRGFDTARPVFVEAESRKIGALRIPDALMEHMRASSCIALELPREQRVRLLMEDYAHFTQHPAVLNAQLDCLLSLYGRDKIGRWQAMAQAGQMAPLVEELLVQHYDPAYAKSIDRNFLQYSHAESLLLDDISAAAFSAAALRLNCA, encoded by the coding sequence TCCGAATTTGCGCTCGACCATGTGCCCGGCGCGATCAATTGCCCGGTGCTGGACGACGTCCAACGCATCGAAGTCGGCACCTTGTACAAACAGGTCAGCGCCTTCGATGCCAAGAAAGTCGGCGCGGCGATGATCGCCAAGAATATCGGCCATTACATCGACACCTTGTGGCGCGGCCAGCCGCGCGAATGGCGGCCGCTGGTGTATTGCTGGCGCGGCGGCAACCGCAGCGGCGCAATGGTGCATATCCTGGCCAGGATAGGCTGGCCGGTGGTCCAGCTGGAAGGCGGTTACAAGGCTTACCGCAACCACGTCAACCAGGCGCTGGCGCTGCCGCCGCAAGCGCACTTCAAGGTGATTTGCGGCAGCACCGGCAGCGGCAAGAGCCGTTTATTGGAAACGCTGGCGGCCAGCGGTGCGCAAGTGCTGGACCTGGAACAATTGGCGGCCCATCGCGGCTCGGTGCTGGGCAACTTGCCGAGCCAGCCGCAACCGTCGCAAAAAGCATTTGAAAGCGCGATCTGGCAGCGGCTGCGCGGTTTCGATACGGCACGGCCGGTGTTTGTCGAAGCGGAAAGCAGGAAGATCGGCGCGCTGCGGATACCCGATGCGCTGATGGAACACATGCGCGCGTCAAGCTGCATCGCGCTGGAGTTGCCGCGCGAACAGCGGGTGCGCTTGCTGATGGAAGATTACGCCCACTTCACGCAGCATCCGGCAGTGCTGAATGCGCAGCTGGATTGCCTGCTCAGCCTGTATGGCCGCGACAAGATCGGCCGCTGGCAAGCGATGGCGCAAGCCGGACAGATGGCGCCACTGGTCGAGGAATTGCTGGTCCAGCATTACGACCCGGCGTACGCCAAGTCGATCGACCGTAACTTCCTGCAATACAGCCATGCCGAATCACTGCTGCTGGACGATATTTCCGCAGCGGCATTCAGCGCGGCCGCATTGCGCCTGAACTGCGCCTGA